The nucleotide sequence AagtttagtacttctcatttcaccttcgaaacttttaaaaaattaccgttttgacctctcttgggcatatttagaaaattacacttaagccagGTTGattgttttgaccttaaatccattcgtttcaacccgaaatcacttaagagtttttctatacataaaatattggtccttaACATGCTCCATTGACTTTCCGGATGatccctacgtcgattcgattttctcagcccggtcgacaattataccgaaaactgttctcaatccaatttctttcaacactaaaaatcataactcgaaCCACTCgttgatactataccattttccttggctatctagggtccggggtactcccttcgtcTAATTCAGTCTCTTAAAAttgcgatagtgtaccctatagtcttatttttttgaaaattctatttatgcccttcattaaataccattTGTAACTTCAAGAAATTCTGGGGTATTACACGAGCTCCTAACGCGCCCCAGGCAAGACCTCTGGTGAGCTCCCTGAGATCTATTCAACGAGCTTCCAATAAAGCTCCTAGTCCGTTGGCCCAACCGTTCAGCTCGCTGGCCTAAATCCTTCAGCTCGCATAGGCAACAAAGTTGTTGAATAGCTTGAGGCAGGGACCTACTTACTTTATCCAAAAGCAAATCATACTCCTCGTAATGAAGACTCTACTCTTGGTTTTATGCAGAAGATAaggactgtttgtcccccattatatcatctttttatttttatatcttatgcaaATTGTAAATgcccctcattataaataggggtcagaAATATCATCAGGGGGGCAACaagaagaataatcagatactaTCACTAAGGAAGAATAATCAAGGTATGGTCGTAGAGTAGGCATCGTTTTGGCCGAATCACGTGAAAATTTTTTGTGTTCTTCCTCCTTGTATCTTGGACTCACTCACTGCGGCCCAGACGAATCACGGTCAACTAAAATTGAACGTCAACAGAAtttaaagaaaagagaggagatgaaaaaagaagaaattagagagagagaatgaaatatCTTATCTCAAATCCAAATTTGAGTTTGAGATgaataatgaatttaaattttggttcaaagaaaaagataaagtaaaattatttatcttaaactCAAATTTGGGTAAAAATTCACATTTAtgtttaaagaagaaaaagaagaagaaaaatataaagtagaTGTCTATTGTGATTATCGTTACTGTGAACAACGTATCTATTGCTGCCCATATGACTAGATGCCTTCACCATCACAGGCATACTTGTCTTAACCAACCTCTACTTTACAGCTTGAgagcaagagaaaaaaaatagaaaaaagaaagagagagagagagagagagagagagagagagaagatgaatGACCATAATCATTGTGATTCGTTGATCATCTTTGATCGCAAGGGTGGATCCAACCAGGTGGGTTGGGTTGGGCAAAATTGAAGGTGGGATAAACTAAATTTGGGCTGGGtaattactaaaaaattaaaaaatttacattataaaTATAGATTTTGTTGTGGGTTGCCATGGGCTTTAACCGAGGGCAACTCACTACTAAATCTGCTCATGTTTGatcaaataaagagaaatagagaaatagtatgagaatagaaagaaagaaaaatgaaaaaaaagaaaagagacgAATGGCTTTAAACATTAgaatattttagtaattttataaaattttaattaactaatagtAAGGGAAAAATTGCAACGtaacattaaattttaagatatattttACAATTATCCTCATAAACCCCAAGATATAGGGTAGAGttttattggaaaaaaaaaaaagagaattatatGAATCTCTAGagatattttaaattacaagggatttttttataaatatctcaaaattcaagtattctaagtgtaatttaccttaggcatattttaagaattaaattctttaaTTCATGTGATGAtggtattttataaattattttgatatatatttctTTGATGTGTTGCTGCAGACATAGACATAGTTTTGtataagaaaaaaacataaagaaattatacgataatatatgatatttgggtataatattttgatactcacaaaattataaacacttttttAACGAAATAACAACACTtgatctaaattttttttaaaaaaaaattataaacagtTTTTtaaggtgtttacaatttttaaaaaataattattaattttatgaaaaaattattaattctttaagAAGTATCTATATCTCTATGAATgttaaaatacatatttaaatagcattaccgttattgaaaatttgtgtttatCATTGAGTACCATTggccaaatatttttaataacagtAAATTAAGGTAATCTCCatgataacaaaaaatttggCAAAGGCAAAAACATTAACTCATAATCGGAAGTGTGTGCGTGTGAGGCAGCAACAAGAGTGAAGATTGTTTCGTACTTTTTGGGCATATTTGGTGGATGAGTGGCACTCTCAATCAGATGCCACTCTGAGACAACAATGAGCAGTCTCCCTTGGCTCTCTTTGGTCCGTTGAAAGCTCATGGAAATGCTCCGTTAGTGGCTCACTTTTCAGAATCATCACTGAAGAACCACTGCAGATTTTGTACCCATCAACAACGACAGATTCATTATTGCAACAgcgaaagataaaataaaaactgtttttatgttttttgggTAAATGggattattttatgttttcaatGTCAAATCATTTATCCCAGCAAAATTTTGTATCAGATGACGTGGCTCGTCTATTACTGCATAATATTGGAATCACTAAAAtggtatttatatatacatatgatggttttcatatgtataaaaattatattattattacgatgtacttttattattttttccaaaagttGGGCCCAACATCGAGAAATTTAATAATACCAAGATGAGTTAGTCTCATTGGTACAAAAATATTGTACCCAAAGAGGGAGCTTATGAGGTTGACGGAATTGAAATCGAGGCATCGAGTTCAGTAGCTGAACACTATATCAAACACTAAGAGTGCCACCCGTAGACGTATTGAAATTGGTTTTTATGATGGATAAGTGTTGATAAGTCGTGAGTTTCCAACGTGGGCTGCTGCAAGAAAGTGATGTTTGGGATTTCTATGTTCTCTTtgtttatggtaaagcaacttTCTGTGGGCGTTGGcaaccatttaccattttcagGGACCAGTATGGAAGAAGACAGCCCAGCAGGATGAGAAACTTGAGATTCTCGTGAAATCCCACCATTTTCTTGgccttttttctctcttccgTTTCCAGttttcatggccaagaaagtATTAAGCTTGTGCCGTGGATCGATGTCTCTGAAGTTGCAGCTCTCCTTTCTCATCAAGTCGATCCCTTGATATCTgctccacatatatatatatatatatgtcctcTTAGTTTGCAGCTGGTTTTCGTATTTGTAAATTGTGTCTCCTCCTCTTGGTTGGATTTCATGTGGAGATCAgtgcttcactacaccatttgAGAAAGCTTTCAAGTCCaacaaaaccaaaaagaaaaaacaggcAAGGTAGATTCAAGGTAATGAATGtcctctttcttctccattttcctttttgatcCAAGATCAGGGAAgcattttgatttttatcttAGCGAGTAGTTTTGGTAATAATGATAAATTTGCTCTCTCTTAATTAGTGGGGGGTACAAATATGATCTCATCTTGATCCTCGTAATTCGAAGAGTCTCGTGAGCAGGGatgccttttttatttttaattgttgttCTCAATTGCTACACATATAGAATATAATTTAGAAGATGGATTATAGCTCTTCAAGTTAttgacataaatatatatatatatatatatatccaatttTTGTGTTGGGTTGAGAAGCAATGGCAGATGGGTATTCAAATACAACCGGCAGAAATGGAgatcttcaagaagaagatgtcTGGGCAGTGGTGAAGGAAAGCTCAAGGGTTGAAAAAGCCATCATTTATTCATCAACTGGGTCTGGTTCAACAGCAGCAGCATCAGCATCAGCATGGAGATTAGCATCTGCTCCAAAAGTAATCTCCATGCCCAAAACCCATGATCCAGGGGTGATCAATCAAACACAATCATCAACTGCAATGAGCATCCCTGAGTGGTCAAAGATATACAGAAAGAACCCAAAGAAATTCGGGTTGGAAAAAGACgaaaatgaagatgatgatgatgatgatgatgatgatttagatgatgatgataatgaaacGATGCCTCCCCATGAATACGTTGCCAGGAAGATGGCAAGAACTCGGATCTCTTCCTTCTCCATGTGTGAAGGCATTGGAAGGACTCTCAAGGGAAGAGACCTCAGCAAAGTAAGGAATGCCATCTTAACCAGAACTGGTTTCCTGGAGTAATTGATCTCTTCCATATATGGCTTTCGTCCAACCCTACAATGTAATATACATATGCAATTCATCGTGAGGCTGGCtatatacattaataaatatcgAAATTACTATTATACAAAAATCTATATTAATAAGTTCACAAGTATCATGAGGTTTTCTTTATCTCCTCCTTAATTAGAAAGGAAAGATGAGAAAATTATGCAATGCATCTTGATATTTTACTTATTGACTTTCTAatatgaaaactaatttatagtTAAGTCTGTATTGGAAGTGGAATTAGCTTTACTTCACCTGCTTTTATGTTTGTTAGGCGGCTGACATATTTAATATTATCTCCTTAAATGGCACCCTACTTTCTTCCCATTTGTTCGATTTCTTTAAGAATATTCTCCAAGACTATGAGCTAGCATGCATATGTTATGTcgcaaagaaaaattattgattttctcTAAGGGGTCCGGAAGATTTCACTAATTCGTGACACTTGCTGGAGCTTATTTTAAAATAGGATACATTTCcacacccccctcccccccccccccccccccccaatcttttttggatttgattatattttattaatcttttttatatttttaaaaatagtacgtacttttgttgagttttataAATGTAGATCATTATCTCTTATCATTAATAAACTTTActtaatttttactaaattttcaaaatgtccctctcttaaaaacaaaaattaagagtAAATTTTACAAGACTAGGCCAGAGGTTTGACTAAATTTCACCAACTACTTATGTGTTTTTGTAAATAGCATGCCTTTTTTTGACTTTTATAAATGCCCTTcatagaaacaaaagaattaaataaaggGTATACTTGGCCAACTATATATGGTATTGTAGGTGACCATCATCGCCGACCACCTCGGTTCGTTTGCTACTAAGGTTTGTGGGTTCGTCTTCAAATCGATGTTAGTGCCTATTCATGGGTTGGATTCGATGTTAGTACTTACAACTTAGGTTCATCTTCAATGTTAGTGCCTGTTTGTGGGTTCAATTCAAAAACAAACCCATGAACCCATCTTATTCAAACCCAACTTcgaggagagagagagcggCGCGggccgcggggggggggggggtgggggggggggggggggggggggcacagtgtatgttgaaaaattaattaaaatatttatgtacgtataattaaatgtgtaatatattattatctattcttctattctattatttaagCAAACATTTAATTTCGTTTATTGAAATCCATCAAAAATAGGCAATTGGGTTTCAACATTAGTCTTCCCCCAAATCCAATTCCCAATCCTCTTTCAAAATCCCAACAATATACATAGGGTATGTAATCGATTATAATCGAACTGAACCGTccaaaaatttctaaatgaACCGAGCTGACCAGCCTataataatcgaatcgaatcgaccAACCCCactaaccgaactaaccgaaaactaaaatatgataaccgaaccgaactgaaaATCGAACTAACCTAGCATACCGAAGAGACTGAATATCTGTCGTCACCGGCCAATGATTCCAATGATTGGAACTGATCATTAGATTCCCTCAACCACAATGATTCATATATCTAAAAACAAGTTTGATCGGATGGTTGAttttttatagatctaaaaatcTATAGTTAAAAAACTCTCATgtttctagaaaaataaaaattgcagAACAAAAAACTTATCAAATGCCGAGCATAGTAGTGCAAatcggaggagagagagatgcaccCATAGGCGTTGAAGTTGGCGTTGTTGTGTCGAGGTCCAAGTCGGCGTTGATGTTAGAGTGGAAGCATCGGAGTTAGTTGCTTCGACGGAAACAATAGTGTATGTGAAGTTTTAACAATGTATTCGATCTTCATATGCACGCTTTTGTCTTCGTCTTCGCCATCATCAGATCTGTGAAGACTCGATCTAGAAGGGGAATGAGCCTTCGTCTTCGCCATCGCCAGATCTATGAAGACTCGATCGAAGTAGACTGGAAAAGGGATACAAGCGAGGGGAAGAGAAGACAAAATGGCGAGacacgagagaaagagagatagagagagagaaagagagatagagagagcgACAGAGAAGAACGAAGACAAGTACAGAGGCCCATGGGGTGTCGCGCCCGCGTGGGAGGGGGGAGTTCGATTCGCGTGGGGGGGGGGCTGTGGCCGGTTTGGTTGGGCATTTGCTGCTCATCTATTTTAGT is from Diospyros lotus cultivar Yz01 chromosome 2, ASM1463336v1, whole genome shotgun sequence and encodes:
- the LOC127795275 gene encoding uncharacterized protein LOC127795275, whose product is MADGYSNTTGRNGDLQEEDVWAVVKESSRVEKAIIYSSTGSGSTAAASASAWRLASAPKVISMPKTHDPGVINQTQSSTAMSIPEWSKIYRKNPKKFGLEKDENEDDDDDDDDDLDDDDNETMPPHEYVARKMARTRISSFSMCEGIGRTLKGRDLSKVRNAILTRTGFLE